From a region of the Hymenobacter jejuensis genome:
- the ribH gene encoding 6,7-dimethyl-8-ribityllumazine synthase — translation MATSLKNLSEYTSDNFVDITNKRFGLVVAEWNREITDVLSTGAYETLLKHGAKEENIFRNTVPGSFELTLGAQLLAQHEEIDAVICLGVVIQGETKHDDYICHAVAHGITNVGLKFNKPVIFGLVTTNTLEQAWDRAGGKHGNKGVEAAVAAIHMLGF, via the coding sequence ATGGCTACCTCCTTGAAAAATCTGAGCGAATACACTTCCGATAATTTTGTTGACATCACGAACAAGCGTTTTGGCTTGGTGGTGGCAGAATGGAATCGGGAGATTACAGACGTGTTGAGCACAGGAGCCTACGAAACATTGCTGAAGCACGGGGCTAAAGAAGAAAACATCTTCCGCAATACAGTGCCGGGGAGCTTCGAACTGACATTAGGAGCCCAATTGCTGGCCCAGCACGAAGAAATCGATGCCGTGATCTGTTTGGGAGTAGTAATTCAGGGCGAGACCAAACACGATGATTACATCTGCCATGCCGTGGCCCACGGCATTACGAACGTCGGCCTGAAATTCAATAAGCCCGTGATATTTGGGTTGGTCACGACCAACACACTTGAACAAGCTTGGGATCGGGCAGGAGGCAAGCACGGCAACAAAGGAGTAGAAGCTGCGGTAGCCGCTATCCATATGCTAGGATTCTAG
- a CDS encoding tetratricopeptide repeat protein: MSKIPYTRNSPLAQQKQTQVPADPNQPVGALHPEHPLLEDPDELAARLAHSEDFLRRNKTILLSVLALVVLAVVGAFGWYTWRNSQDEKGQVAMYQAVNYWEADSLKKAMKGDGQYDGLESVASEYGNTPAGNLANFYAGVGALKEGRYQAAIDYLEGFSSDDLLVQARAYALLGDANLELGKSKEAADLYEKAATHNANEYFSPGYLMKEATARELAKDYDGAIKAYDKIINDYQNAPEVNEARQYKARVEGLAGK, translated from the coding sequence ATGTCAAAGATTCCTTATACGCGCAACAGTCCGCTGGCTCAACAGAAGCAGACTCAAGTGCCGGCCGATCCTAATCAGCCAGTAGGCGCACTGCACCCTGAACATCCATTGCTGGAAGATCCGGATGAACTAGCGGCTCGCTTGGCCCATTCAGAAGATTTTCTGCGTCGTAACAAGACTATTCTACTGAGTGTGCTGGCACTGGTAGTGCTGGCAGTAGTTGGAGCTTTCGGCTGGTATACATGGCGCAATTCCCAGGACGAGAAAGGTCAAGTGGCTATGTATCAGGCAGTTAACTATTGGGAAGCCGATTCATTGAAAAAAGCAATGAAAGGCGACGGTCAATACGACGGTTTGGAATCCGTTGCTTCGGAATACGGAAATACACCGGCTGGCAACTTGGCTAACTTCTACGCTGGCGTAGGTGCCTTGAAGGAAGGCCGTTATCAAGCCGCCATCGATTATCTGGAAGGATTTAGTTCGGATGATTTGTTGGTGCAAGCGCGGGCTTACGCTCTGCTAGGCGATGCTAACTTAGAGCTTGGCAAAAGCAAAGAAGCTGCCGACCTGTACGAAAAAGCAGCTACTCATAATGCCAACGAGTATTTCTCACCTGGCTATCTTATGAAGGAGGCAACAGCAAGAGAACTGGCTAAAGATTATGACGGTGCCATCAAGGCGTACGACAAAATCATCAACGACTACCAGAATGCGCCAGAAGTCAACGAGGCCCGCCAGTATAAGGCACGCGTTGAAGGTTTGGCAGGCAAATAA